Within the Fischerella sp. PCC 9605 genome, the region GCGATCGCAAATGGGTCAAGCAGGGCAAAAGCGGGTGAGAGAAAACTTTTCCTGGGAAAAAAAGGGTCAGCAGTTACTGAAACTTTACGAAACAATCCTCACTCAGAAATCCGTTCAGGAGTTTTGCACTTCTCATCGGCATTAAAAGCAGGCAGGAGGAATTAGAAAATAAATGCACATTCTCACTGTACATAACAAATATCAAATTCGTGGTGGGGAAGACGAATCCCAAGAATTAGAACGGCGGACTTTGCAAGAATATGGCCATCAAGTTGACCTATACGAAGAAGATAACAATCGTGTTAAATCTCTTAATTCAGTGCAAATGGCGCTACGAACAATCTGGTCAACAGAAGCTTACCAAGTAGTCAAACAAAAACTCCAAAATTCTACCTACAATATCGTTCACATCCAAAATTTCTTTCCCTTAATTTCCCCCTCAGTTTATTACGCAGCCAAGGAACAAGGGGTTGCTGTGATCCAAACTTTACGAAATTACCGCCTGCTGTGTCCTAATGCGCTGTTTTTTCGCAATGGACAAGTGTGTGAAGACTGTTTGGGAAAATTTATTCCTTATCCTGGTGTTCTACATGGTTGCTATCGAGAGAACAAGATGGTGACTGGGGGTGTGGCCGCAATGCTAACTGTGCACCGGGCGATGAACACTTGGACACAAATGGTAGACATTTATATCACTTTGACCGAGTTTGCACGGCAAAAAATGATTCAAGGTGGTATGCCCGCAGAGAAAATTGTAGTCAAGCCGAATTTTGTCCATCCCGATCCCGGTTTAGGAGAAGGACGGGGTAATTATGCCCTTTTTGTGGGAAGACTTTCTGTGGAGAAGGGGCTGGATACACTACTTGCTGCTTGGGAAAAATTGGGTGGAAAAATACCACTG harbors:
- a CDS encoding glycosyltransferase family 4 protein, encoding MHILTVHNKYQIRGGEDESQELERRTLQEYGHQVDLYEEDNNRVKSLNSVQMALRTIWSTEAYQVVKQKLQNSTYNIVHIQNFFPLISPSVYYAAKEQGVAVIQTLRNYRLLCPNALFFRNGQVCEDCLGKFIPYPGVLHGCYRENKMVTGGVAAMLTVHRAMNTWTQMVDIYITLTEFARQKMIQGGMPAEKIVVKPNFVHPDPGLGEGRGNYALFVGRLSVEKGLDTLLAAWEKLGGKIPLKIIGDGPLSEEVIAAAKKNPQVEWLGRRPMTEVYTLMGEAMFLVFPSKWYETFGRVAVEAFAKGTPVIAANIGAIAELVESGRTGLHFRAGDAEDLAAKVEWLLANPAKLAQMRQEARAEFEAKYTADRNYQKLMEIYIQAQNLK